In a single window of the Halobacteriovorax sp. DA5 genome:
- the phnC gene encoding phosphonate ABC transporter ATP-binding protein, producing the protein MILEVKNVNKVYPNGCHALNNVSFNVNKGEFLVIIGLSGSGKSTMLRCMNRLHDVTSGEIIFEGQDITKLKGSAMRTARSHIGMIFQHFNLIPRRTVMTNVLSGTLARTGVIKSVLGIYSEEDKKKAMEYIKIVGLEGKENVRADNLSGGQQQRVAIARALMQNPKVLLADEPVASLDPATSHSVMQYLKKVNEELGVTVICNLHFLSLVREYASRVVALKGGKLIYEGQPLDINEEWFQTIYGEDAVEVTIN; encoded by the coding sequence ATGATTCTAGAAGTTAAAAATGTTAACAAAGTTTATCCGAACGGATGCCACGCCCTAAACAACGTTAGCTTCAACGTTAACAAAGGCGAGTTCCTAGTAATTATCGGTCTATCAGGTTCTGGGAAATCGACAATGCTAAGATGTATGAATCGTCTTCACGACGTTACTAGTGGAGAGATCATCTTCGAAGGACAAGACATCACTAAACTTAAGGGTAGTGCAATGAGAACTGCACGCTCACACATCGGGATGATCTTCCAACACTTTAACTTAATCCCAAGAAGAACTGTTATGACTAACGTTCTTTCTGGAACACTTGCAAGAACAGGAGTTATCAAGTCGGTACTTGGTATCTACTCTGAAGAAGATAAGAAAAAAGCAATGGAATACATCAAGATTGTTGGTCTTGAAGGTAAAGAAAACGTACGTGCAGACAATCTTTCAGGTGGTCAGCAACAACGTGTAGCTATTGCTCGTGCTCTTATGCAAAACCCTAAGGTTCTTCTTGCTGATGAGCCAGTTGCGTCTCTTGACCCTGCAACTTCTCACTCTGTTATGCAATACCTTAAAAAAGTTAACGAAGAACTTGGTGTTACAGTTATCTGTAACCTTCACTTCTTATCACTTGTTAGAGAATACGCATCACGCGTAGTAGCTCTAAAAGGTGGAAAGCTGATCTATGAAGGTCAACCACTTGATATTAACGAAGAATGGTTCCAGACAATTTATGGCGAAGACGCTGTAGAAGTAACAATTAACTAA
- a CDS encoding phosphate/phosphite/phosphonate ABC transporter substrate-binding protein — translation MKHTIVAVMSIVLAITTGISCKRDMKLGSKDNPVKLYFTPSVDADTIASNSVHFIKFLEKETGLYFKTGIPTNYISVVESFGSKRADIAVMNSFGYLMANEKYGASAKLKVLRYGHDYYQGQIIAHVDSGINSIKDLEGKKFAYTDPSSTSGYMFPLKIMMENNVKPGNTTFAIKHDNVVTMVYQRQVDAGATYYSAPSEDGTIRDARSRVKTQFPDVEDKVKIVQITEKIPNDPFVFRKDLPADVTASFIAAVKKYITTPDGKDVFENIYSVGGLVDTTDADYDGLRNVIKTLNINLEEQLNKK, via the coding sequence ATGAAACACACAATTGTTGCGGTAATGAGCATTGTACTAGCAATAACGACAGGGATCTCTTGTAAGAGAGATATGAAACTAGGAAGTAAAGATAATCCTGTTAAACTTTACTTTACACCATCAGTTGATGCAGACACTATTGCGTCGAATTCAGTTCACTTTATCAAATTCTTAGAGAAAGAAACTGGTCTTTACTTCAAGACAGGTATTCCAACAAACTATATCTCAGTTGTTGAATCTTTTGGTTCAAAAAGAGCTGATATTGCTGTTATGAACTCTTTCGGTTACCTAATGGCAAATGAAAAATATGGTGCAAGTGCAAAGCTAAAAGTTCTTCGTTATGGACACGACTACTACCAAGGGCAAATCATTGCTCACGTAGACAGTGGAATTAACTCAATTAAAGATCTTGAAGGTAAGAAATTTGCATACACTGACCCTTCATCAACTTCAGGATACATGTTCCCACTAAAAATCATGATGGAAAACAATGTAAAACCAGGAAACACAACTTTTGCTATTAAGCACGACAACGTTGTAACAATGGTATACCAAAGACAAGTAGATGCTGGTGCAACTTACTACTCTGCTCCTTCAGAAGATGGAACAATCCGTGACGCTCGTTCACGCGTAAAAACTCAATTCCCAGATGTTGAAGATAAAGTAAAAATCGTTCAAATCACTGAAAAAATTCCTAACGATCCATTCGTATTTAGAAAAGATCTACCAGCTGACGTAACAGCAAGCTTTATTGCTGCAGTTAAGAAATACATCACTACTCCAGATGGAAAAGATGTATTCGAAAATATTTACAGTGTAGGTGGCCTAGTTGATACAACTGATGCAGATTACGATGGACTAAGAAACGTAATTAAAACACTAAATATCAATCTTGAAGAACAACTTAACAAGAAATAG
- a CDS encoding FecR domain-containing protein, which yields MNLIKISFLLISLSFIQSNAIAAFAKVVNIRGEVSQLPPGAMQATWIKKGQLLKENTSIVTRLRSFVKIEILDDGSYIVVGPNSKIELTKVEKKSGSIIQVLNGKMRSKIVPAKKSKGHSAFNKVYIKTKTMALGVRGTEFVTVVSQENQATSVVTLEGEVAVKKINSESIDPEKTVRDNLDRDDVTIVKKGTASTTYAHLYDETPPQKVNPSQLIALEKNENLESVKRNDIEKATAKDLSKKEITALYGNDVEEDEVPKNGAIVDLDSAIFIPAIQDETLDIGSVDKNTGQFVAANGIELDKKKGFVATKQDDETKEVVKKLNEKIEYKEVQGHEVVDHRPYSAAAKLAGLKNSWGLKTGLSVKQMNYSNMDNNNGSDDDNYGGLGADLIGHYRHVLNQQLYLDYIFGIHAYFMDRSDLEPEDMDDDILTFELGIQAYYRLNNRFRLTTGYFMNDEMFLVARFETSLTPVMDQRTQFAPYVKFGAEYDYSDNWSFLTSYRSYIVDSHHPNIAIYSGKGFEFGARRRLSNSTALLFNFLHREFIAQDIIVKNKDFSVLYEMEF from the coding sequence ATGAATCTAATTAAAATATCATTTCTCTTAATTTCTTTGAGTTTTATTCAATCCAATGCAATTGCCGCCTTTGCAAAAGTTGTAAATATACGAGGAGAAGTTTCACAACTTCCACCTGGTGCCATGCAAGCAACTTGGATCAAGAAAGGACAATTACTAAAAGAAAATACTTCTATTGTAACCAGACTTCGCTCATTTGTGAAAATTGAGATTCTAGATGACGGAAGTTATATTGTTGTTGGGCCAAATTCTAAAATCGAGCTCACAAAAGTGGAAAAGAAATCAGGAAGTATTATTCAGGTTCTAAACGGAAAGATGCGATCTAAGATTGTTCCGGCCAAAAAGTCTAAGGGCCATAGTGCATTTAATAAAGTCTATATCAAAACAAAAACAATGGCCTTAGGTGTTCGAGGAACTGAGTTTGTTACAGTCGTCAGCCAAGAAAACCAAGCAACTTCTGTTGTCACTCTTGAGGGAGAAGTAGCTGTTAAGAAAATTAATAGTGAGAGTATTGATCCTGAAAAAACCGTTAGAGATAACCTTGATCGTGATGATGTAACAATCGTAAAAAAAGGAACTGCATCAACAACTTATGCTCACCTATATGATGAAACTCCTCCACAAAAAGTTAACCCAAGCCAGCTAATTGCACTTGAAAAGAATGAGAATCTTGAAAGTGTAAAAAGAAATGATATCGAAAAAGCCACGGCCAAGGACCTTAGTAAGAAAGAAATCACCGCTCTTTACGGTAATGATGTGGAAGAAGATGAAGTTCCAAAAAATGGTGCCATCGTTGATCTTGATTCTGCAATTTTTATTCCGGCGATACAAGACGAAACTCTCGATATTGGTAGTGTTGATAAGAACACAGGGCAATTTGTTGCCGCCAATGGAATTGAGCTAGATAAGAAGAAAGGGTTTGTTGCCACAAAACAAGATGATGAGACAAAAGAAGTTGTCAAAAAGCTTAATGAGAAAATTGAATACAAAGAAGTACAAGGCCACGAAGTTGTGGACCATAGACCTTATTCTGCAGCGGCCAAGCTAGCGGGATTGAAGAATTCGTGGGGATTAAAAACAGGCTTAAGCGTTAAGCAGATGAATTACTCAAATATGGACAATAATAATGGTAGCGATGATGACAATTACGGAGGTCTTGGTGCAGATCTCATTGGACACTACCGCCATGTTTTAAATCAACAACTATACCTTGATTATATCTTTGGAATCCACGCCTATTTCATGGATCGCAGCGATCTTGAACCTGAAGACATGGATGATGACATCTTAACTTTTGAGTTAGGTATTCAAGCATACTATCGATTAAATAATCGCTTCAGGCTAACAACTGGTTATTTTATGAATGACGAAATGTTTCTCGTCGCTAGGTTTGAAACAAGCCTGACACCGGTTATGGATCAAAGAACGCAATTTGCACCTTATGTTAAATTTGGAGCAGAATATGACTACAGTGATAATTGGAGTTTTCTAACAAGCTACCGCTCATATATCGTTGACTCTCATCACCCTAATATTGCCATCTACTCAGGCAAAGGCTTTGAATTTGGAGCAAGAAGACGTCTTTCGAACTCAACTGCCCTATTGTTTAATTTCTTACACCGCGAATTTATTGCACAAGATATTATAGTTAAAAATAAAGACTTTAGCGTCTTATATGAAATGGAGTTTTAA
- the bfr gene encoding bacterioferritin yields the protein MKGNQEVITIFNELLTQELSAIDLYFLHSRLFQDMGLTKLYERIDHEKDDETIHATKLIERIIFLEGLPELGTRLPYKPSRDVKQLLSDELQYEVENSKLLRKAIALCESVNDYVSRDLLLGLLSDTENDHIDWLETQLSLIDKIGLQNYLQTASESV from the coding sequence ATGAAAGGAAATCAAGAAGTTATCACTATTTTTAATGAGTTACTAACACAAGAGCTATCGGCCATTGATCTCTATTTCCTTCATTCACGCCTTTTTCAAGACATGGGACTGACTAAATTATATGAGCGCATTGATCATGAAAAAGATGATGAAACAATTCACGCAACCAAGCTAATTGAAAGAATTATCTTCTTAGAGGGCCTACCTGAGTTAGGAACGCGTCTTCCATACAAGCCAAGTCGTGATGTGAAGCAATTATTATCTGATGAGCTTCAGTATGAAGTTGAAAATAGTAAATTACTTAGAAAGGCAATCGCCCTCTGTGAGTCTGTTAATGACTATGTTTCAAGAGACCTACTATTGGGACTACTTTCAGATACTGAAAATGATCATATCGATTGGCTAGAAACTCAACTTTCACTAATTGATAAAATTGGTTTACAAAATTATCTACAGACTGCATCTGAATCTGTTTAA
- a CDS encoding Crp/Fnr family transcriptional regulator, with protein MIKEILNNIEQPIYRQYQKGEVIYRESEFPQYLYIVEEGIIGLYYNSENGKESFLRVYGPGEIFGHRSYFLETPYHANSVSLTKAKLMLIDRKQCDNICLESPALLKNMTKILARELGNAERRLAGMADKSAKARIVEALVYLKLKHPEHNWTRKEIADFAVSTFESVTRILSELEAQGLITKSGRSIDIVDEQKLLKFANENY; from the coding sequence ATGATTAAGGAAATCTTAAACAATATTGAACAACCTATTTATCGCCAATATCAAAAAGGTGAAGTTATATACAGAGAGTCAGAATTCCCACAATATCTCTATATTGTAGAAGAAGGCATTATTGGTCTCTACTACAATAGCGAAAATGGAAAAGAGAGCTTCCTAAGAGTTTACGGGCCAGGGGAAATCTTTGGCCATCGTTCATACTTTCTAGAAACTCCTTATCATGCAAACTCAGTTAGCTTGACGAAAGCTAAGCTTATGCTCATCGATCGTAAGCAGTGTGATAATATATGTCTTGAAAGCCCTGCCCTCTTGAAGAATATGACAAAGATTCTCGCAAGAGAGCTAGGAAATGCAGAGAGAAGACTGGCCGGAATGGCAGATAAATCAGCTAAGGCCAGAATTGTTGAGGCACTTGTCTACTTGAAACTCAAGCATCCTGAACACAATTGGACGAGAAAAGAGATCGCTGACTTTGCGGTATCAACTTTTGAAAGTGTGACAAGAATCTTAAGTGAATTAGAGGCGCAAGGTTTAATCACTAAGAGTGGCAGAAGTATTGATATCGTTGATGAGCAGAAGCTACTAAAATTCGCAAATGAGAATTATTAA
- a CDS encoding YeeE/YedE family protein has product MTNFTWPLVGGILIGVAAAFLLYFNGRVAGISGIFFNFHKKNDGGFWRIFFVVGLLAGGLIVKLVNPDFFSYALDLSYSKAIIAGLFVGAGTQLGSGCTSGHGVCGLSRFSKRSLVATLTFMAVAIIVVSLVGLL; this is encoded by the coding sequence ATGACTAACTTTACATGGCCGCTTGTGGGCGGAATTTTAATTGGAGTAGCTGCAGCATTTTTGCTCTATTTTAATGGGCGAGTTGCAGGTATTTCGGGAATCTTTTTTAATTTCCACAAAAAGAATGATGGTGGTTTTTGGAGAATTTTCTTCGTTGTAGGTCTGTTGGCCGGAGGACTAATTGTTAAGTTAGTTAATCCAGACTTCTTCTCTTATGCACTAGATCTCTCTTATTCTAAGGCCATCATTGCTGGTCTCTTTGTCGGAGCTGGAACACAACTTGGCTCTGGCTGTACAAGCGGACATGGGGTCTGTGGACTATCGCGCTTTTCTAAGCGTTCTCTCGTTGCAACTCTAACTTTTATGGCCGTTGCAATCATTGTTGTTTCTTTAGTGGGGTTATTATAA
- a CDS encoding YeeE/YedE family protein, whose protein sequence is MKKLTSLIAGIIFGIGLTVSGMVNPKKVIGFLDIFSLQGGWDASLAFVMGGAVVIGVIATKLITKRGAPICDTQFHLPTNKIVDKKLVTGAALFGIGWGIAGICPGPAIVNLINLSAPIIVFVLSMVVGSQISKKLTAK, encoded by the coding sequence ATGAAAAAACTAACAAGTTTAATCGCTGGTATCATATTTGGGATTGGTCTAACTGTTTCTGGCATGGTTAATCCGAAGAAAGTTATTGGCTTTCTCGATATCTTCTCTCTACAGGGTGGATGGGACGCTTCTCTTGCATTTGTTATGGGTGGAGCTGTCGTTATTGGTGTAATAGCAACTAAGCTAATCACTAAGCGTGGAGCGCCAATATGTGACACTCAATTTCATCTTCCGACAAATAAGATCGTCGATAAGAAATTAGTTACTGGTGCAGCTTTATTTGGTATCGGCTGGGGAATTGCTGGGATTTGCCCAGGCCCTGCGATTGTAAACCTTATTAATCTCTCGGCACCTATCATCGTCTTTGTCTTATCAATGGTGGTTGGGTCTCAGATCTCTAAGAAATTGACTGCAAAGTAA
- a CDS encoding HAMP domain-containing sensor histidine kinase, with protein sequence MYEYLHQFSLNFWLAFAYVMVALGAATYLISLGITSIHLNRLSQNAQSSPIKTTIMCFSQAMVCMIIVLYFFFPLYSTYKVPLTLVMFIFTYTARYYYWRNLSEVFNENKTLRIIYSGIVVGAIGCCLIHLLWFFMKGAGPCCLGQELVKNPASNYILKVQIPFLMNESFSRFVKFFTITVSIVYIRFFLISLKTRDYLMIFGLLISVLNIFYTTSYHAFGFKYWIPLYFVVDLLEYTRLQQLEVTHFANKLNEQKQSYHSMIHDLANPLQFTNLRLQRLKRTNSIDDSKEVNAIYEGTKSAIDILNNYKNVGSNESFISDIIQEVISIFPESNIIYTRPKNEVRVNKGIIKNSLINLIKNSHEALKEDLEWIEIKINNFDDRLIIKVIDNGKYVDFKTPDSAFDFGTSSKGDKRGVGLYSIKKDIEKINGNLKLVNEESYTCFTIEI encoded by the coding sequence ATGTATGAATACTTACACCAATTCTCTTTAAATTTTTGGCTGGCATTTGCCTATGTTATGGTGGCCCTGGGTGCGGCAACTTACTTGATATCTCTAGGAATCACAAGTATTCATCTTAATCGCTTAAGTCAAAACGCTCAATCATCTCCAATCAAGACGACTATTATGTGCTTTTCTCAGGCCATGGTTTGCATGATTATTGTTTTGTATTTCTTTTTTCCATTATATTCCACATACAAGGTACCACTAACTTTAGTGATGTTTATTTTTACATATACGGCCAGGTATTACTATTGGAGAAACCTATCTGAAGTCTTTAACGAAAATAAGACTTTGAGAATTATTTATAGTGGTATTGTTGTAGGGGCAATCGGATGTTGCCTAATTCATCTTTTATGGTTTTTTATGAAAGGAGCTGGTCCTTGTTGTCTTGGCCAAGAGTTAGTTAAAAATCCTGCTTCAAATTATATTTTGAAGGTACAAATTCCATTTTTAATGAATGAGAGTTTTTCTCGATTCGTTAAATTTTTTACGATTACTGTATCAATTGTCTATATTCGTTTCTTTTTAATTTCACTTAAGACCCGTGATTATCTTATGATATTTGGGCTTTTAATTAGTGTTCTTAATATCTTTTATACGACTAGTTATCATGCATTTGGATTCAAATATTGGATTCCTCTCTACTTTGTTGTCGACCTTTTGGAATATACAAGACTACAGCAACTTGAAGTAACTCATTTTGCAAATAAACTAAATGAGCAAAAGCAATCCTATCATTCGATGATTCACGATCTAGCTAATCCATTACAATTTACCAACCTACGTCTGCAACGACTTAAGCGTACAAACTCAATAGATGACTCAAAAGAGGTTAATGCTATTTATGAAGGAACTAAAAGCGCTATTGATATTCTAAATAATTATAAAAACGTTGGATCGAATGAATCTTTTATTTCAGATATAATACAAGAAGTAATTTCAATCTTCCCTGAGTCTAATATTATCTATACTAGGCCCAAGAATGAAGTACGAGTAAATAAAGGAATTATCAAGAACTCATTGATTAATCTTATCAAAAACTCTCATGAAGCTCTTAAAGAAGATTTAGAATGGATCGAAATAAAAATCAACAACTTCGATGATCGACTGATTATCAAAGTTATCGATAATGGAAAGTATGTCGATTTCAAGACTCCTGATTCGGCATTTGATTTTGGAACTTCTTCTAAAGGCGATAAAAGAGGGGTAGGTTTATATTCGATAAAAAAAGATATTGAAAAAATTAACGGTAATTTAAAACTTGTTAACGAAGAATCTTATACTTGTTTTACAATAGAGATATAA
- the phnE gene encoding phosphonate ABC transporter, permease protein PhnE, with protein sequence MTTTTQTADTQVNNLPKPREEYTSYKVKMNFFSFLIDFLLWSYMILVSWKIVWERLILGLRYPDFSWNQPLIALGAGFVVAAALYTTKMSLGRGLTGIMKRDENTLFMKEPFSFVLIATVALTFIASIYVSQISIYEFLSESGMTGAKRIFTALLTPNFAIFEEALFAAIETIYMAFIATAVALPIAFVLAFFAARNLMNGSRLTMTIYSVVRFFLNVSRSIEPLVWAIIFSVWVGIGPFAGMMALCLHSVSSLSKLYSEQIENVSNGPIEAMMATGAHPVQVIWFGVVPQIVLPYLSFSIYRWDINVRMATVIGLVGGGGIGTMLMQYQGLAKWNEVGLLVIVIAAIVWIMDWLSSKIREAIK encoded by the coding sequence ATGACAACGACGACTCAAACGGCAGATACGCAAGTTAATAACTTACCAAAACCAAGAGAAGAGTACACATCATACAAAGTTAAGATGAATTTCTTTTCTTTCTTAATCGATTTTCTTCTTTGGTCATACATGATTCTTGTTTCATGGAAGATCGTATGGGAGAGACTAATTCTTGGTCTACGTTACCCAGATTTTTCTTGGAACCAACCACTAATCGCTCTTGGAGCAGGTTTTGTAGTAGCAGCAGCTCTTTACACAACTAAAATGTCTCTTGGACGCGGATTAACTGGTATTATGAAAAGAGATGAGAATACTCTATTTATGAAAGAGCCATTCTCATTCGTACTTATTGCAACAGTAGCACTAACATTTATTGCTAGTATTTATGTTTCACAAATTTCAATTTATGAATTCCTTTCTGAATCAGGAATGACTGGTGCTAAGAGAATCTTTACAGCTCTTTTAACACCAAACTTTGCAATTTTTGAAGAAGCTCTTTTTGCAGCAATTGAAACGATCTACATGGCCTTCATTGCAACGGCCGTAGCACTTCCAATTGCATTTGTTCTAGCGTTCTTTGCAGCTAGAAACCTAATGAATGGATCTCGTCTAACAATGACAATTTACTCTGTTGTTAGATTCTTTCTAAACGTTTCACGCTCAATTGAGCCACTAGTATGGGCGATTATCTTCTCTGTATGGGTTGGTATTGGACCTTTCGCTGGTATGATGGCACTTTGTCTTCACTCTGTATCTTCACTTTCGAAGCTATACTCTGAGCAAATTGAAAACGTTTCTAATGGACCTATTGAAGCAATGATGGCAACAGGTGCACACCCAGTTCAAGTAATCTGGTTTGGTGTTGTTCCACAAATCGTTCTTCCATACCTATCTTTCTCAATCTACCGTTGGGACATCAACGTACGTATGGCCACAGTAATTGGTCTAGTTGGTGGTGGTGGTATTGGTACAATGCTAATGCAGTACCAAGGTCTAGCGAAATGGAATGAAGTTGGTCTTCTAGTAATCGTTATTGCAGCGATTGTTTGGATCATGGACTGGCTATCTTCTAAGATTCGTGAAGCAATCAAGTAG